TTAGTTGCGTAAGTATCATCACAATGAACATAATTGTACCTTTATAATTAGTGATATAAGATAAAGTAATGACGAATGTATAATAATCTGGTATTACTTAAACTAAAGTCGCTAACTAACTaaagacttactggcagtcgttacgggtagtcagaagccagtactaagtctgacaccagtctaaccaaggggtatcgggttgcccgggtaactgggttgaggaggtcagaaaggctgtcgcttcttgtaaagcactggtactcagctggtggttagactggaagccgaccctaatgtagttgggaaaaaggctcggaggatgatgatgacttaaaCTAAAACTCCCTTCCGAATCATATAAATACCTAGCTATATCTGAACCTGATTAACTCTAATTAGCATATTTTTCAAAACCCCTGTTTCTTCTTTACAGACTCTCAATCATGTCTAGGAGAACCGAAAAACGTTTCTTGACAGAAAACGATGAGTACGTATGCCCCCTCTCTCCTGACACTCAGAAGATAGCTGAGGATGAGCTTCGAGAGACGGAGAACGCCCGGTCACAGGCACTTGCAGCAATCAGGAGCTGGATGGAGCAAAACCCCAAGTTCATGGCTATAAGAATGGGTAAGTCACattttatatacataggtacacatGATAAGTAAGGATAAGTATGGTTTCGAATGGCTTCGATCAGATTTTGAATAAAGAACTGCAGGAATAGTTACACATAACAATCGATTCCGTAACTTCTCTACAATCTTCTCAAATCGAAACGATGCGTAAAGCGTACACAAATATGATGCTCGCTGAAATACTAAGTAACTTACTCCATACATgtaattaagtgcctacatcTGCATGCTTTAAGAGCTAGACATAGAGTATAGTAACTTAAAAGGGGAGCTAGAAATATGGTGGCACATCAAATAAAGGATAAGAGGAAAATAATACTCTCTAATATTTACTCTCTGATTTATAGATGCCAGTTTCTTTCTACGTTTCCTCCGCGCCAAGAAGTTTAGCGTACCAATGGCACAGGAAGCCATCGAGAGGTACATTCTACTTCGTCAGTCGTGGGGCATCGCCTTCAACCAGCTGGACTACAAGCTTCCCGTTATGATGGAACTGATTGAGCTGGGGTAAGATTTTACGAGTAGACCACTTAAATATCGATTAGAAGCTTATTCGATTCCTCGAATATTGAATCAATAGCTAGACTGGATTTTTGTGTGGCCAGTGTCAAATCAGCATCACTGTTCAGTACGTTATATGTCATTATAGATCTTTGTAGATTTGCCGCTTTTGTTTGAACTTCTTATTTCCTTCTTTTCAGATACATATTTGTGAGTCCGTTCAAGGACAGGCTCGGTCGCCGCGTGGTCATTTACAGGCCTGGTAGATATACATACAACCTTATGATAATCCAACGATTTCAAGTAGTATTCAtttcatatattatttttatttcacaattatttatttattggttttggTTAGTATTAACAATATCTTGCTTTTCagagtattttttacatttattgtattgcTTGGTTATTGTTCGTTTATCTGTATTAAGCCTATTGCCAATATTCTAAGTTTTCATTCCATGAATGACCATTGCCATTCAAGCCGGCAATGGTACCATCTATTAACGTTCGGTGGCCATGCACACAGCAGTGTTCCTGACGGACTATTTAATAGATTGGCCATTGACAAGATGATAAGAGGTATGTAGGTTTCGGCCTTATGAAACCTAGGGCCATTACTGTTCCTGAATACCTACAGAGTGAGATGGCAGTTTGGCTGACTTCATGCTACTTACCTATTCGTCTTTAAGACGCATATTGGACTTGAATGCTACAGGTAGTGTCCTTGGCCCATGCGCAAGAAACTGTGCCGCGTGGGAGACTTATTGATGAAAGTGAACTTTGTTGCCACATTGATATAACACCATAATCAGTGCCTATAGCTTTGTgtcgtaaaaagtatttattgcaTTCAACCATTTACCACACGCTATGAACCTTGACACTTTGCACTTCATTCACTTATTTGCACGTTCATCCATGTTAGTTATTATGAGATTAAAATAAAGTCGCAACACCCAATTATATCTATTGGAGTGCGAAATATGAAAGgcattataaacaatatttagcaATGTTTTACTACCTACgtattggtattttattataccttCCATTATTGCTATAACTTTTGTACCTAACTGCAGCTTTGTCAAATCACACGAATCATATGTCTTTTCATTTCGGTATTTCCACCCACATTCTGAAGATTATTTCTGACAGTACCTAACCATTTAGAAACAACTAGGACCTCAAGTATTCCACCCCTTCATTCTAAATCGAACATGACATTCATAAAATGAattcatgaattttatttttatttaaaacagacTTGAACTAATCTTCTGTAACTCCTGTATAGGTGTGTTCGATCCCTACAAGTACACTAACCAGGACATGTGCCGGGTCATGGGCATCTGCTACGAGACGCTGTTGGAAGACGAGGAGAACCAAGTCCGAGGAGTAGTCCACTACGCTGACGGTAGCGGCGTCAGCTTCCCCCACCTCACTCTGTTCACGCCTAAAGAAGCCGTCAGAATCGTCAAGAATGGAGAGGTAGATAAGactttagtttttgagattatgAGAACTGGTTTGTAAAATCTAGATTCGAAGAAAAGTTGAAGAGACGTGTAGGgttgaacaaaaaataaagttttttactGTGACATTTGCTGGGAGgtaaactactggaccaatccaaaaaaaaacaaaggccTACTTTATCCCTGAATGTCCATCTTGGAAACGCAATGGACAGAAGTACCTAAAAGCAATATAAATACTATGGCATAATGTTGTACCTATTATtccacattaatttatttaaatcttttatttttcatttaacagCGCACGCTACCCATGAGACACAAGGAGATCTACGGTGTCAATGTTCACCCTACGGTCAAGTTTGCTTTGGACTTTGGCATGGCACTCATTTCTGAGAAGATCAAGAAGAGAGTGAAGCTCTACAGCGCTGTGGAAGACGTAGAAATTGACAAGAGGTTACTGCCCAAGGAGTATGGAGGCACCATGCCTATGAAGGAAATGATAAGTGAGTATAAGTATTCACACGTACTCTCAGATCCTAAAAGATTTTGTGTCATCGTTCGTACCACAGATGTCGATTTGTATGCTGACCACAACCATGAACTTCCCGCTCGCTGTCACCAGCGCCTATAACACTGAATTTTATTTGCAGCTCTGTGGAAAGACGAGCTCGCTGCCAGACGAGACATTCTTCTTCTGAACGACAAGATGGCGGTTCGTCTCGAGATGTACAGCGAAGCGGCGCGAGAGGGCGCTGTCTCTGCACTCAAAACTGGCGCCATGACGTGCTCAGGCGCTGACACAGTCGGCGACGCCATGAGAGGACTCACTGGCAACTTCAGAAAACTTGAAGTCGATTGATATTGTCAGACTTTAGACTGATTTCTTTTAGTTGTATACATTTTAGCTCCTAGATGTGATACTGGCCTCAATAATTGAGTGTCAGCTTAAGGTGTACTTATAAATCTTAACTGTATGTAGAATTGTAGGGAGTTTGAAACAAGAAATAAGAGCAGATATCGGAATCTAAACAGCAAGTGATTGAGATGAGGTTATGATACAAATCTACAaattgattgaatgttttaaatCATATAAGACGCGAGCTTTACATTTAGAGCCTTGTAGTAAAGTCTGACAATAACATAAGTGTAGTGTAGTTGACTATTGTACAATGTATATTCTTCTAGAATATATGTTTAGCTTTAAGACCTTTTGTACAAATGTATTATGAAATGGGATGGAAAACATAACTTTCATGATTAATTTCTGGTTACAATAAATACTTTCATTACATCGTTGTTTCAATAAAACTCCTGTGTGTTTTGtaaatcgtttattaaaaaatccATTTACTGCCTATGTAGTTGGTAGAAATTAATACATGACTTCCCCATAGTCACGTTATATACCTAACAAACTCATACAAAATGCAACTCttacaatttatataataatatggcaCGTTATAAATTTGTAATGATGTCCTCGATTGCTGACTCAATCGTTCAAATGAGGTTGTAACCAACCCTTACAACTAGAAATAATAATGTACACTACCCTTGTACAATGAAGGCTTTGTCTTTGTTTCAGCACTGTctgaatacatttattttgtataaacgATTATCACGTTGCAAGACTTTGGTGCATAAGGATCATTAGGCAGCTGCCCAACAGAGAATATGCCTACTGCCGGCACTATACATATTCCATTTCAAATGAATACggtctaatattaaaaataagtctcATTTATGTATAACTAGTCGTTTTCCACGGTTTAACTActagtcaataaaataattttttgacgttcgaaaagtgctgatttatcagcctaatttgaataaacgattttgagtttgagtttgagtttgaattttGATGAACCTAAATGGTGTTTCAGACGCTTACTTCATCTACATAATGGGCAGTGTTTGAgtataaaaatgatttaaatatcaaTTTGTATTATGTATATGTTAATTTTCTAATCAATCTATTACCTATCCCTTGTTATATAGATTCTCTTTCAGATTTGTCCGGGTCGATAACTTACTGGAAGTTTGTTCCGTGGACCAGACATGGGTAACAACGCGGTAGCAACTATGAATGACTATAGTACTAAAAATACAATTCAAATGAAAACATCGATGATTGATGTTATGTaacaatttcataaataatttatgtttatatactATGATTG
This window of the Helicoverpa zea isolate HzStark_Cry1AcR chromosome 31, ilHelZeax1.1, whole genome shotgun sequence genome carries:
- the LOC124644910 gene encoding alpha-tocopherol transfer protein-like — protein: MSRRTEKRFLTENDEYVCPLSPDTQKIAEDELRETENARSQALAAIRSWMEQNPKFMAIRMDASFFLRFLRAKKFSVPMAQEAIERYILLRQSWGIAFNQLDYKLPVMMELIELGYIFVSPFKDRLGRRVVIYRPGVFDPYKYTNQDMCRVMGICYETLLEDEENQVRGVVHYADGSGVSFPHLTLFTPKEAVRIVKNGERTLPMRHKEIYGVNVHPTVKFALDFGMALISEKIKKRVKLYSAVEDVEIDKRLLPKEYGGTMPMKEMITLWKDELAARRDILLLNDKMAVRLEMYSEAAREGAVSALKTGAMTCSGADTVGDAMRGLTGNFRKLEVD